The genomic interval cagggcagggcggggcagggccgTGGATGGCAACTCACAGGtcactttcccctttcctctaaggcgggcagggctgggcagcggCCTGAGTCTCAGTGGTATCGCCCATCCGGAGCTGAATCGGAGCAGTGAACTGGTAGGTAGGCAAGGCTGGGGGGCGTGGGGACAGCCTGTGTCAGAGCTGACCCCGGGGCGCTTTCTTCATCTCCTCAGGCAGTGCAGGCTCTGGAGCAGTTCGCCACTGTGGTGGAGGCCAAGCTGATAAAACACAAGAAGGAGATTGTCAGTGAGTGAGCCTACCCCATTaccacccctcctctcttttcatctccctctccctccaactAACgctcctctcccccatcccatCTACCTGACAGATGAGCAGTTTGTGCTGCAGCGTCTGGCAGACAGTGCCATTGACCTCTACGCCATGGTGGTGGTTCTTTCCAGGTGAGGAGGCAGTGGGGGAGGCCTGAGCTGTAGGCGGGGCCCGTGCCAGCGTCATAGCCTTGACTTACTGTCTCCTCCTGCTTCCCACCAGGGCCTCAAGGTCCCTGAGTGAGGGCCACCCCACAGCCCAACATGAGAAAATGCTCTGTGACAGCTGGTGTATTGAGGTGAGATTCAGGGTTGCCAAGAGCAGGTGGGGGGGTTCAAGGCACAGGCCTGaagccctccttccctctccccaggcCGCAGCCCGGATCCGGGAGAACATGGCGGCTCTGCAGTCAGACCCCCAGCAGCAGGAGCTCTTCCGTAACTTCAAAAGCATCTCCAATGCTTTGGTGGAGCGAGGTGGCGTGGTCACCAGCAACCCCCTCGGCTTCTGAACACTCCCAGCCAGAGCCTGGCAAGGAATGTGCCTTCTTTCACACCAAAGCCCGGCCTGATTCTTCCTTGAAGGGGCCTCACCCCCAGACTGTGCCTGCTCTCAAAGGGAGCACTTGATGCCTTAGAAATAAAGCCTCTAACAAGTCATGATTTGCTACTGTGTCTTGAGTTTTTTCCCtcactgcctgcctccctcccaaacaaaggagccaaaggcGTAGGGAGTTTACCCCTATTGCTTTATTTGGTGTTTTATACAAGTGACTAAAATAAATAGAGTAACAAAAACAGCTACACGGCCCCCAAATACCAAATAACCCAGcttcctctgactgctgtcaaGGGTGATCAACCCCCTCCTCTCACAGGACAGTAGGACAGAGCTAACTGGGCGAATGAAGTAGATCACATTTTAGGGTTAAAAGAAGGGGCCTGTGAGACAGATTCTTTGTATAAAAGAGGAAATGCCTACTAAAAAAATAGTCTAAAAAACgtagaaaagtttattttaaccTCCCAAAATTGTTTACAAAAATATAAGCTAAAACTAACCAAAGGTCCCTTGTTCACCCCTGAGGAAAGGGGTAGGAACCAGGCACTGCTGGTAAGAATCACAGAGGTGACAGCACCGCAGGCAGCAGCCCACACAACAGGCCGAGCCCAGGCTCCACCAGGGTACTGAGCATGTGACTGACAAGACACCAATCTCAGGACAGGAGCACCAggtactgcctggtcaggccaacggTGGTGATCCAACATGGTCCCATTGTTGGCTCTACATGACATCCACAAAGAACTCACTGGGGTTGCCCATGGCCATGTGGAAGCTTTGGCGGCTAGCTGTCAGCTCTGGAGGCACTGAGCCTAGGTCTCTGACTGGAGGGGCCCCGGGGGGCTGCACAGCTGCAGGGACAGGCGGGGGAGGTGGGGGCATCATGACCACCATCATGGGGTTATAGGGGAGGGCCATACCAGGGGGTTGTCCATAGGGATGGAGTCCTGGGTGGGCTCGAATATTGGGAGCACCCCCTGATGAGCTCCTGGAAGGGGGAGGGCCCCCATCACCAATCCCACCAGGTTCGCTGCCCCGCCGAAGGCTGCCCCCCCGGCTGGAGGGCTCGGACTCACTGCCGCTGCCAGACTTGGACTCAGGGGCCCGCTCTTCAGGCCTCCCCGTGCGCCCTGCCCCCCCATCACTGCGGGTGGACCCACTGCTCCGGCTGCCTGTTGGGGGAGAGGCAAAGGGGACAACTGAGCCCCAGCCCCGGGTCCTTCGGCCTCCCTGGTTCCCCCTGGCCCCCCACTCACAACTGTACTGGTGTCTGGCGGTTACTTACCTTCACTGTGCTGGCTGCTGGCACTGCCTGCACCATAGGTGTAGGATGAGAGCTCATGGTAGGGGGGCGGCTGTGGGCTGTATGGGTGTGGGGCTGGGTACTGGTAGGGGAAGGTGGGCAGCAGGGGCCACGGAGTGGCCCCAGGCAGAGGAGCCAAGGTGTCCTGGTCCGAAGCCCCACTGGAGCCATCATTGTCATTCAGAGACAAGTTGACTAGGTCTGGAAAGTAAGAGAAGAGATTAAGAGTCACTGCTTCAAGGGGCCAGGACACTAAGACATCCAATGAGAAGGAACTGGGAACTGTTTCCCCAGAACCATCCATGATGGGGGTTAAAACGATGGCCTCTAACAGGAAATACCCCACCTGCCACTGCTATGGAGGCAGGaaatcagccagggccccttaAGTCCCATGGGCTATTATGAGAAGGCACCCTTCTCCTCACAGACACAGCCCTGTGCCTCATGGACAGCGTGTCCCGCAGAACACTGGTGGATGTTAGCCCCTACTTGAGTGACAGGCCAGTACAGGGCCTCGTGCAGGGCACACACTGCTTATTGGTCCAGAGTGGCCCGGGCTGGTTTCTGGACAAGGTCCAGGGTTAGAGAAGGGCACTTACAACTCTCACAGCCGCCACTGAGGTCTCCAAAGACGTAATAGCACTGCTCTGAGAAGGTGATCTTGTTCACAGTATGCCGGATAAGGCCTGCCTTGAGCAGCCCGCTGGCGTACTTGCGGGCCTCCCGGCGCTCAGGAAAGCCCTCCACGTGATGGTAGAGCCAGTCAACCACGTCGGAACCTGGAGTCAgccagagcagagaaagacctcAGGTGCTCCTCCTGACCTGTTCCACCCCTGGCCTGGCTCATCCCCAGGTTTGGCCTCCTCCGCCTCCCCTTCCCATGCACCAGTCCAGGGTCTAGCCATACCCAGAAAGGCATTAGGGATAGTGATCTTGAGCCACATGCGGTCCCTAACTTCCAGTCCAGACTCTGGAGATGCCATGGCCTTGGTCACAGATGCCATGTCGGTATGGATGGAGAGACCTCGGCCCTCACACCCTGACAGAGGAGAAGCAGGGCATCAGAAGCAGAGCCCACTCCCAAGGAGCAATGGGTCACAACACTGCCAGAGGGCTGGCCAGGAGGGGGGTGAGGCGGGCCTGGGAGCTCACCATCAGGCAGAGAGGACCCAGACGTAATGGTGCTCATGGACGAGGAGCCTGGATAGGCCGGGAAGGTGCCGGTCAGTGCAGCCGAGTGTGAGACCCAGGCGGCGGGGTCAATCGGCTGGATGGGCTCATCTGGGACAGAGAAAGCCACCAAGATGATCCCTTTCTAGCCCCAGAGAGCCATCCTTGTCCCTCCCTGGTGCACCCATGACCCTCCTCCACCCATTCCCCGcagcctagagccccagccttcccagccccTCAGCTGCGGGCTCTCCTGAGGATCACTCACTTCGGGGCAGGGTGAAGTAGGCCTGTGGAGAGGGGTCCCAGCACTTGGCCACAGTCAGCACAATGGGACTGTGGGGAAGAGGATAAGGCTAGTCAAGCTGGGTGTGGAGAGGCCTCCAGAGGGTGGAGGCCTGGAACGAGAGTGGGTTGAagaacagaaagagggagagaagaaaagagcacAGACATGGCTGGGCCCAAGGAGGTGAGGGTAGGAAGGCTCCATCCACAATGTGGGTGACTCACTGACatgggcaacttttttttttcattttcgtttttttatttattcatttcagagaggagagagagcgagagaaggggggaggagcaggaagcatcaactcccatatgtgccttaaccaggcaagcccagggtttcaaaccggcgacctcagtattccaggtcgaggctttatccactgtgccaccacaggtcaggcgacatggGTAACTCTTAAAGACATACTGAGTCAGACAAGAGAGTACACACAGTATAGTTCCAGTCACAGAAAGCCCCAAAACAGGTAAAGCCAAACCATGTTGTTTTAAGGATACCGGCATGGTGGTAAAACTACCAAGTGGGGCAGAAATGTTGTCAGAGTGATGACCAAAGAATAAGGAGAATGGTTACCCCTAGGGGCAGCGAGGAGAGTGGGGGCCAGAAGAAACACTGGGGTAACCTTTGGGGTGTCAGCAACCTTCTATTTCAtgatctaggccaggggtccccaaactgaggccatttatccgggccctgctgcacttccggaaggggcacctctttcattggtggtcagtgagaggagcatagttcccattgaaatactggtcagtttgttgatttttgtttttttttttttttttttttcagagaggagagggagagacagagagagagagagaaagtggggaggagctggaaagcatcaactcccatatgtgccttgaccaggcaagcccagggtttcgaaccggcgacctcagcatttccaggtcgacgctttatccactgcgccaccacaggtcaggccagtttgttgatttaaatttacttgttctttattttaaatattgtatttattcccattttgcttttttactttaaaataagatatgtgcagtgtgcatagggatttgttcctagttttttttatagtccggccctccaacagtctgagggacagtgaactggccccctgtgtaaaaagtttgggggcccctgatcTAGGCAGTGGTGACACGGGAACTCACTCATGCAGTAATTACTCATTACATTATACGTTTCTCGTATTATGtcctttttagaaaacaaaaggggaaaaggCAAAGACTAGAGGCCTGAGCACCTGAGAGCTGCTCAGAGGCTCACCCGGGCTTATGCACAATGTCCCTCAGTACCCGCACGGCATCGTCGTTGCTCATGTTCTCAAAGTTCATGTCATTCacctggaagggaagggaagggaaaggaagggaagggaagcgaAGGGGCTGAGGTCgggtaggagaggcagagagccCCTGCCTGAGCGCCCTACCCCAGCACACCTGCAAAAGCATGTCCCCCGGCTCGATGCGCCCGTCAGCTGCCACAGCCCCACCCTTCATGATGGAGCCGATGTAGATGCCCCCGTCTCCCCGCTCATTGCTTTGGCCAACAATAGAGATGCCCAGGAAGTTGTACTTCTCTGTGGAAGGAGTACATGTGATGAGGGGAAGCCCAAGCCACGTCACCCCTCAGCCCTGGGGACCAGGTCGCCCAATCCTCCAGTCCCCAGCGCCCTCCATACCCATGTTAAGTGTGACAGTGATGATGTTGAGAGACATGGTGGAATCGGTAACACTGCTGAAGGATGAGGTCTGCGGTGGGAAAGGAGCAAGACCGTCAATGGCTCATGCACCAGTCTGCGACTGTCTGTGCCCTCGCCCCCAGTAAAGCAAGGCCCAGGCCCCCAATGCCCCAAGGTCCAGCTGTCCCGCGAGACCCGCTCACCCTCTCCAGGCGAGGCGGCCGCTGTTTCTTCCGCCGCCGGTGGCGCTTGAGGAGGCGAGAGGCGCTGCTCTGCTCGGTGGAGCTGCTAAACCTGGGGAAGGTCAGGAGGGAGGCTTGCAGGCCAAGGCGGACGTGAGGCCCAGGAACAGCGGGCCACAGGGCTGGctggaggagggcaggggagggactGTGTCCCGGGAAGGGCTCTAGAAGCCATACCGGCTCATGGCATCCTCCTCCTCCGAGTCCCCCAGGCTCGTGCTCTCCAGCTCGCTGGTCATGAGGGTCGAGGAACTCTCGTACCCAGCCAGGTGGCGCTCCAGCCTCGAGGGGACACTGGGCCTGTGGCCCCCAGCTGAGCATGAATAGAAACTGTCAGGAACCAGGCTGCATGCTCCTCACCCTCACCAACGCTTGGGTGGGTCGGCCCAACACTTCCCAGCTCCTGGGCCCCggacccctcctccccctcccccacccccacccccacccctctgccgcCCTTCCCGGCCAGGCCTCCCTCACCGCCATGCTCACTGCTGTCTCTCCTGCGGGGCCGCTCCCGCCTCAGAGACACCACTGACTCCGTTTCGGTCTCGGGCTCCAGATTCTCCCGGCTGCTGGACACGTTAGGGCTGGATGAGCAGAGATGGTGCCAGCCCGAGTCAGTGAGACAGAGCCCTACATCCTGGGCTTCCTTTCCCAACAGCCTTGGactccctcctcacctcccacccctggaCTCAAGAATCCCAAGGACTCACTGGAAGGAGGGAGGCCTGGAGTCCCCAATGCCACTGGTCCTCTCTGGAGGCAAAGGGGGTAACGGTGGGGTCGGAGGTGCCAGTTCTATCCGTGGCTCCTGGGCTGGGGGAGCTATCTCAGGTTGAGGATTATCTGATGACACAAGCTAGAAGGGTGCAagtgacaagaaaagaaaaagaaaaagaaagaaggctcTGCTGGAAAGCGAGGCGTATCcgacaggagggagggaaggactaCAAAAGGGGGGCATGTGAGAGAGCCTGGAGAAAAGCACCCGAGAGCAGCAGCATGCTGTAGAGGCTCCAGAAGGCGGAGGGCCTCCAGCTGCCCTCCAAACAGGTAGGGAAGAAGCAAAGAACCAGGGTCTCCAGCAACTAATCAAGGCTTAGGCGACAAGGCCAGGCGAGGGCGTGGAGGAGCTTGGCAATGCAGGAGGGACTGGCCCCTCGGAGCCAGGGCCCCTTACCCAGGAGACGACCCTTCCATTGAAGCAGGGAAGGCGGGCATTGTCATCTGAAATTTCTTCCTTCACCACGCTGCCGAGAGACCGGAGCCAAGTCAGCTGAGACTACTGGCCCTCCCATGCCCATCCCTATCCAAAGTTTCTCCCCACCTTCTTCTTACCAAGTCATAAACAGAATTGTTTATTTGTCATTATTAAAAGTCTGAATTTTATACAGATTCTTGGACTGGAGGCTCATATCCATCAGCTCGTTCAACTTTAGCTCCTGTCTCATCCCCAGTAGCTTTTCCAGAACTGCTACCTTCACCATCAAGTTTTCCCAATTCAAACCAGGGCCTCTTCAGCATTTTGACTTTTCTAACAAAGACATCATGGAGTGGATACATAGATTGGTAAGCCTTTCCATATCTTTCCCAATGCTATCTGGAATCAACGTATTgaccacttctttctttttcttttttgtgacagagacaaagtcagaagAACAgatccagacagacagacaggaagggagatgagaagcatcaattcttcgttgcagcacctaccttagttgctcattgattgctttctcatacgtgccttgaccgggggctacagcagagcgagtgacccccccttattcaagccagcgaccttgggctcatgccagcgaccctgggcttcattcaagccagtgacctttgggctcaagccagtgatcatggggttatgtctatgatcccacgctcaagtcagcaaccccacattcaagctgctgagcctgcattcaagccagtgacctcggggtttcaatcctgagtcctccatgtcccagtccaacgctctatccactgcgtcactgcctggtcaggcttgaccacTTCTTTCAAGCCATTTGTCTGTACCTCTCCCATCATGATATCCATCATCTTCCGGATTTGGTGGTAAGCCAAAGAGACTCTTCAAATCTAATCGTGTTTTTGGTAAAACCAACACAGAGTAGACGAAGCAAATAACCATCAGTAGTCTTGACACCAATGTG from Saccopteryx leptura isolate mSacLep1 chromosome 2, mSacLep1_pri_phased_curated, whole genome shotgun sequence carries:
- the DVL2 gene encoding segment polarity protein dishevelled homolog DVL-2 isoform X2; this encodes MAGGGAGGGGVGETKVIYHLDEEETPYLVKIPVPAERITLGDFKSVLQRPAGAKYFFKSMDQDFGVVKEEISDDNARLPCFNGRVVSWLVSSDNPQPEIAPPAQEPRIELAPPTPPLPPLPPERTSGIGDSRPPSFHPNVSSSRENLEPETETESVVSLRRERPRRRDSTGGHRPSVPSRLERHLAGYESSSTLMTSELESTSLGDSEEEDAMSRFSSSTEQSSASRLLKRHRRRKKQRPPRLERTSSFSSVTDSTMSLNIITVTLNMEKYNFLGISIVGQSNERGDGGIYIGSIMKGGAVAADGRIEPGDMLLQVNDMNFENMSNDDAVRVLRDIVHKPGPIVLTVAKCWDPSPQAYFTLPRNEPIQPIDPAAWVSHSAALTGTFPAYPGSSSMSTITSGSSLPDGCEGRGLSIHTDMASVTKAMASPESGLEVRDRMWLKITIPNAFLGSDVVDWLYHHVEGFPERREARKYASGLLKAGLIRHTVNKITFSEQCYYVFGDLSGGCESYLVNLSLNDNDGSSGASDQDTLAPLPGATPWPLLPTFPYQYPAPHPYSPQPPPYHELSSYTYGAGSASSQHSEGSRSSGSTRSDGGAGRTGRPEERAPESKSGSGSESEPSSRGGSLRRGSEPGGIGDGGPPPSRSSSGGAPNIRAHPGLHPYGQPPGMALPYNPMMVVMMPPPPPPVPAAVQPPGAPPVRDLGSVPPELTASRQSFHMAMGNPSEFFVDVM
- the DVL2 gene encoding segment polarity protein dishevelled homolog DVL-2 isoform X3; the protein is MAGGGAGGGGVGETKVIYHLDEEETPYLVKIPVPAERITLGDFKSVLQRPAGAKYFFKSMDQDFGVVKEEISDDNARLPCFNGRVVSWLVSSDNPQPEIAPPAQEPRIELAPPTPPLPPLPPERTSGIGDSRPPSFHRENLEPETETESVVSLRRERPRRRDSSEHGAGGHRPSVPSRLERHLAGYESSSTLMTSELESTSLGDSEEEDAMSRFSSSTEQSSASRLLKRHRRRKKQRPPRLERTSSFSSVTDSTMSLNIITVTLNMEKYNFLGISIVGQSNERGDGGIYIGSIMKGGAVAADGRIEPGDMLLQVNDMNFENMSNDDAVRVLRDIVHKPGPIVLTVAKCWDPSPQAYFTLPRNEPIQPIDPAAWVSHSAALTGTFPAYPGSSSMSTITSGSSLPDGCEGRGLSIHTDMASVTKAMASPESGLEVRDRMWLKITIPNAFLGSDVVDWLYHHVEGFPERREARKYASGLLKAGLIRHTVNKITFSEQCYYVFGDLSGGCESYLVNLSLNDNDGSSGASDQDTLAPLPGATPWPLLPTFPYQYPAPHPYSPQPPPYHELSSYTYGAGSASSQHSEGSRSSGSTRSDGGAGRTGRPEERAPESKSGSGSESEPSSRGGSLRRGSEPGGIGDGGPPPSRSSSGGAPNIRAHPGLHPYGQPPGMALPYNPMMVVMMPPPPPPVPAAVQPPGAPPVRDLGSVPPELTASRQSFHMAMGNPSEFFVDVM
- the DVL2 gene encoding segment polarity protein dishevelled homolog DVL-2 isoform X1, with product MAGGGAGGGGVGETKVIYHLDEEETPYLVKIPVPAERITLGDFKSVLQRPAGAKYFFKSMDQDFGVVKEEISDDNARLPCFNGRVVSWLVSSDNPQPEIAPPAQEPRIELAPPTPPLPPLPPERTSGIGDSRPPSFHPNVSSSRENLEPETETESVVSLRRERPRRRDSSEHGAGGHRPSVPSRLERHLAGYESSSTLMTSELESTSLGDSEEEDAMSRFSSSTEQSSASRLLKRHRRRKKQRPPRLERTSSFSSVTDSTMSLNIITVTLNMEKYNFLGISIVGQSNERGDGGIYIGSIMKGGAVAADGRIEPGDMLLQVNDMNFENMSNDDAVRVLRDIVHKPGPIVLTVAKCWDPSPQAYFTLPRNEPIQPIDPAAWVSHSAALTGTFPAYPGSSSMSTITSGSSLPDGCEGRGLSIHTDMASVTKAMASPESGLEVRDRMWLKITIPNAFLGSDVVDWLYHHVEGFPERREARKYASGLLKAGLIRHTVNKITFSEQCYYVFGDLSGGCESYLVNLSLNDNDGSSGASDQDTLAPLPGATPWPLLPTFPYQYPAPHPYSPQPPPYHELSSYTYGAGSASSQHSEGSRSSGSTRSDGGAGRTGRPEERAPESKSGSGSESEPSSRGGSLRRGSEPGGIGDGGPPPSRSSSGGAPNIRAHPGLHPYGQPPGMALPYNPMMVVMMPPPPPPVPAAVQPPGAPPVRDLGSVPPELTASRQSFHMAMGNPSEFFVDVM